One Pygocentrus nattereri isolate fPygNat1 chromosome 12, fPygNat1.pri, whole genome shotgun sequence DNA window includes the following coding sequences:
- the LOC108411222 gene encoding CMRF35-like molecule 8 encodes MMLLCVVIWFLLSEVTGQPSVITVSGHVGGSVKIQCYHLFADTTTKYFCRDPCTYQHILIQSGQSPTGRYTLEDSGKGVFTVTITDLQKSDSGTYWCGVERSLKDTYHKVLLTVADAPSTADPARTVRSSEPTVLTGPREKSGTPLYIAAGLIVIIVFSIAAVIYTIRGPTRHSKQLQSDLISAMSSTASLEEEDLHSHVCFTVINCSAGFTSETPNNQALDNLLYSTEKGLLAHVIYSLDR; translated from the exons ATGATGCTCTTGTGTGTGGTCATCTGGTTTCTTCTCTCTG AGGTGACTGGTCAGCCGTCAGTTATCACAGTGTCGGGACATGTTGGAGGATCAGTGAAGATCCAGTGTTATCACCTGTTTGCTGACACCACCACAAAGTATTTCTGCAGGGATCCGTGTACATATCAGCACATTTTGATTCAGTCTGGTCAGTCACCTACTGGGAGATACACACTGGAGGATTCAGGGAAAGGAGTCTTCACTGTGACCATCACTGACCTCCAGAAATCAGACAGTGGAACTTACTGGTGTGGAGTGGAGAGATCTCTGAAGGACACGTATCACAAAGTGCTGCTCACAGTTGCAGACG CTCCTTCAACAGCAGATCCTGCTAGAACAGTGAGatccagtgaacctacag TTCTAACCGGCCCGAGGGAGAAATCAG GGACTCCACTCTATATTGCTGCTGGGCTTATTGTGATTATTGTATTCAGCATTGCTGCTGTAATCTACACTATTAGAGGACCAACAAGGCACTCAAAA CAGCTTCAAAGTGATCTTATCTCAGCAATGTCCTCCACTGCTAGTCTAGAAGAAGAAGATCTACACTCACACGTCTGCTTTACTGTCATCAACTGCTCTGCTGGcttcacctcagagactcccAACAACCAAGCTTTGGACAACCTGCTGTACTCCACAGAGAAAGGACTACTCGCACATGTGATCTACAGCTTAGACAGATAA
- the LOC108411221 gene encoding CMRF35-like molecule 8: MRCFCVVIWILLSEVAAEAPDIRVAGHVGGSVKIQCPHLLAKTNTKYFCRYPCIKNQDMLIKSGQSLTGRYTLEDSGNGDITVTIIDLQKSDAGTYWCGVERLLMMDTYHEVLLTVTDAPSTHKHPPKATPTAAAVRTVRFKFFTTSSSTLPPSITHHPPSPPPLHLNQHFQLSTHSTSHHLPELIHSGQAEQDIEAFFLENS, from the exons ATGAGGTGCTTTTGTGTGGTCATCTGGATTCTTCTCTCGG AAGTGGCTGCTGAGGCGCCAGATATCAGAGTGGCAGGACATGTTGGAGGATCAGTGAAGATCCAGTGTCCTCACCTGTTAGCTAAAACCAACACAAAGTATTTCTGCAGGTATCCGTGTATAAAAAATCAGGACATGTTGATTAAATCTGGTCAGTCACTTACTGGAAGATACACACTGGAGGATTCAGGCAATGGAGACATCACTGTGACCATCATTGACCTCCAGAAATCAGACGCTGGAACTTACTGGTGTGGAGTGGAGAGATTACTAATGATGGACACGTATCATGAGGTGCTCCTCACAGTCACAGATG CTCCCTCCACCCACAAACACCCACCCAAAGCTACTCCAACAGCAGCTGCTGTAAGAACAGTGAGATTTAAGTTCTTCACCACCTCTTCAtccactctccctccctccatcaccCACCATCCaccatctcctcctcctctgcacCTAAACCAACATTTCCAGCTCAGCACTCACTCAACATCTCATCACCTACCAGAG CTCATCCACTCTGGCCAGGCAGAACAGGATATCGAagctttttttttggagaattcCTAA